A single window of Archangium gephyra DNA harbors:
- a CDS encoding DUF2381 family protein, which produces MRPGSWLLVLSLLLSAPAAAQVRLDSPWIRRRMLVVPIHPEQVPPLELQVRAGVASLLLFEAPLKRGAVTLPADEKRLQLVPMDDGSLIIVPITDLSEGEQVPLTVETGPGAEPLRFALFTRPDAVDLQVRVVKNQPSVDESTVSALARSLLATADGRATLAVPQQTVDLETRASRGEAESVLWVERRFFATVAMRSRKKGSSPWRLVQARLRATLADGVLLEWPAHLFSGEAGPVRQRHILSGVLPEGASLLDLALDGEDSPGAFQPLPLEEVRTHP; this is translated from the coding sequence GTGCGCCCTGGTTCCTGGCTCCTCGTTCTGTCCCTCCTGCTCTCCGCCCCGGCCGCCGCACAGGTCCGGTTGGACTCGCCGTGGATTCGCCGGCGCATGCTCGTGGTCCCCATCCATCCCGAGCAGGTGCCGCCGCTGGAGTTGCAGGTGCGCGCGGGCGTGGCCTCGCTCCTCCTGTTCGAAGCTCCCCTGAAGCGCGGAGCCGTGACGCTCCCCGCGGACGAGAAACGACTCCAACTGGTGCCCATGGATGACGGCTCGCTGATCATCGTCCCCATCACGGATCTGTCCGAGGGTGAGCAGGTCCCCCTCACCGTGGAGACCGGGCCCGGTGCCGAGCCGCTCCGTTTCGCGCTCTTCACCCGACCCGACGCGGTGGACCTCCAGGTGCGCGTGGTGAAAAACCAGCCCTCCGTCGATGAATCCACCGTGTCGGCGCTGGCTCGGAGCCTTCTCGCCACGGCAGACGGCCGCGCCACGCTCGCCGTTCCCCAACAGACGGTGGACCTCGAGACACGAGCCTCGCGAGGAGAGGCCGAGTCCGTGCTCTGGGTGGAGCGGCGCTTCTTCGCCACCGTGGCCATGCGTAGCCGCAAGAAAGGCTCATCCCCGTGGAGGCTGGTCCAAGCGCGTCTGCGGGCGACACTCGCGGACGGCGTCCTCTTAGAGTGGCCCGCGCACCTGTTCTCGGGAGAAGCGGGGCCGGTACGTCAGCGCCACATCCTGAGTGGTGTTCTCCCGGAAGGGGCCTCTCTGCTGGATCTGGCACTGGACGGAGAGGACTCACCTGGGGCCTTCCAACCCCTTCCCCTCGAAGAAGTGCGGACGCATCCATGA